The following are encoded in a window of Chitinophaga sp. H8 genomic DNA:
- a CDS encoding S8 family serine peptidase, which yields MIKPLLSAILVSCFLILATGTAVLAQLPRYVISFTDKKNTPYQLGAPEQYLSPAAIQRRQRQQINIDSTDLPVTPAYVDSILRAGNVTVLYTSRWFNQVIIQTNDASALQKINGFPFVKTTMPAAQRLAPGPAIAPGKLSETVDSGNIPLLRSTAADYYGNAFDQIHLHEGEYLHNKGKRGAGMIIAILDAGFSGVGDNKAFAQLRNQQQLIATHNFTDNTTEVFDFGTHGAFCLSALTAYLPGQMVGTAPEAEYVLFRTEENGMEQPIEEHNWIAAAEMADSIGVDVISSSLGYNLFDNPDYNHTYSQLDGKTTIIAQAAALAVRKGMIVVNAAGNEGNHPWKYLLTPADADSVLTVAAVDKALQVATFSGYGPTADGRIKPDVAGLGVGTVLVNTDGTLTSGNGTSYATPVLAGLVTCLWQAFPHRTNMDILRAVKACSSQYRQPDYRIGYGIPNFRAAYDTLLKMELQDTAYIRQTLDNHPVKAFPNPFNDQLRIYYKASANLQIMLELMDAAGRIVRKRSLPAVDMNYGYFNWQDGLSSLPAGVYYLRVIQGTVKSTLKLVKL from the coding sequence ATGATTAAACCGCTCCTATCAGCTATCCTGGTTTCCTGCTTCCTGATATTAGCTACCGGCACAGCTGTGCTGGCCCAACTCCCCCGTTACGTTATTTCATTCACCGATAAAAAGAACACGCCTTACCAGCTAGGTGCCCCCGAACAGTATTTATCTCCTGCGGCTATACAACGCCGGCAACGCCAGCAGATCAACATTGACAGTACGGATCTTCCCGTAACACCGGCCTATGTGGACAGTATTCTTCGGGCAGGTAACGTTACAGTGTTGTACACTTCCAGGTGGTTTAATCAGGTGATCATTCAAACCAATGATGCCAGTGCCCTTCAAAAGATCAACGGCTTTCCCTTTGTAAAAACAACCATGCCGGCAGCACAACGGCTGGCGCCTGGTCCTGCAATAGCTCCCGGAAAGCTCAGTGAAACGGTTGATTCCGGAAACATCCCCCTTTTACGTAGTACCGCAGCTGATTATTATGGTAATGCCTTTGATCAGATCCATCTGCATGAAGGAGAATACCTTCATAATAAAGGAAAACGCGGAGCAGGTATGATCATCGCCATTCTGGATGCAGGATTTTCGGGAGTGGGTGATAATAAAGCTTTTGCACAACTTCGTAATCAGCAACAACTCATTGCTACTCACAATTTCACCGATAATACGACGGAGGTATTTGATTTTGGTACACATGGTGCTTTTTGCCTTTCCGCACTGACGGCATACCTGCCCGGCCAGATGGTAGGCACCGCCCCGGAGGCGGAATATGTATTGTTCCGTACAGAAGAAAACGGGATGGAACAGCCCATAGAAGAACATAACTGGATAGCCGCCGCCGAAATGGCCGATAGTATAGGGGTAGACGTTATCTCCTCCTCTCTGGGATACAATCTTTTTGATAATCCTGATTATAACCACACCTACAGCCAGCTGGATGGTAAAACCACCATCATCGCACAGGCCGCTGCCCTGGCTGTACGTAAAGGCATGATCGTCGTTAATGCAGCCGGTAATGAAGGTAATCATCCCTGGAAATACCTGTTAACACCTGCCGATGCAGATAGTGTACTCACCGTGGCAGCAGTAGATAAAGCACTGCAGGTGGCGACTTTCAGTGGATATGGCCCTACTGCGGATGGCAGGATAAAACCGGATGTAGCCGGCCTGGGAGTAGGTACCGTGCTGGTGAATACAGATGGTACCCTGACCAGTGGCAATGGTACTTCCTATGCTACCCCCGTGCTGGCGGGACTGGTTACCTGCTTATGGCAGGCTTTTCCTCACCGCACCAATATGGATATCCTCCGGGCGGTAAAAGCCTGCAGCAGCCAATACAGACAGCCGGACTACCGCATTGGATATGGTATCCCCAATTTCCGTGCAGCCTATGATACGTTACTGAAAATGGAGCTGCAGGATACTGCTTATATCCGGCAAACACTGGACAATCATCCTGTAAAAGCTTTTCCCAACCCCTTCAACGACCAGCTAAGAATATACTATAAAGCGTCAGCCAACCTGCAGATCATGCTGGAATTAATGGATGCTGCGGGCAGAATAGTAAGAAAACGCAGCCTCCCCGCTGTGGATATGAACTATGGCTATTTTAACTGGCAGGATGGGCTCTCCTCCCTTCCGGCAGGGGTTTATTATTTACGGGTAATACAAGGCACTGTCAAAAGCACGCTCAAGCTGGTGAAGCTATAA
- a CDS encoding bifunctional 4-hydroxy-2-oxoglutarate aldolase/2-dehydro-3-deoxy-phosphogluconate aldolase, producing MIPQPAIVVAAFERSGIIPVFYDDDAAVCCQVLQACYDAGIRVFEFTNRGENARRNFAAMRDLKTAGMPDLFLGIGTIKSVDDAKAYTGMGADFIVSPITDATIGSYCQTENILWVPGCMTPTEIDVAEKNNATFVKLFPGNVLGPGFVKAVKPLFPHMKFMPTGGVEPTIESMKSWFDTGVVCVGMGSNLLSRQVIENKDWAALKEKIMQTLSLLKGKR from the coding sequence ATGATTCCTCAACCAGCGATAGTAGTAGCAGCTTTTGAACGTAGTGGTATCATACCGGTTTTTTATGATGACGATGCAGCTGTTTGTTGTCAGGTATTACAGGCTTGTTATGATGCAGGTATACGTGTATTTGAATTTACCAACAGGGGAGAAAACGCCCGCAGGAATTTTGCTGCCATGCGGGACCTGAAAACAGCCGGTATGCCGGATCTTTTTTTAGGCATCGGTACTATAAAAAGTGTGGATGATGCCAAAGCATATACCGGTATGGGAGCTGATTTTATCGTAAGCCCTATTACAGATGCCACCATTGGTAGTTATTGCCAAACTGAAAATATCCTTTGGGTGCCTGGTTGTATGACACCCACCGAAATAGATGTAGCAGAGAAGAATAATGCCACTTTTGTAAAACTGTTTCCGGGAAACGTATTAGGACCTGGATTTGTAAAGGCTGTCAAACCTTTATTCCCCCATATGAAGTTCATGCCAACCGGGGGAGTAGAACCAACTATAGAAAGCATGAAATCATGGTTTGATACAGGGGTGGTATGTGTAGGAATGGGATCTAACCTATTGTCCAGACAAGTGATTGAAAACAAAGACTGGGCAGCCTTGAAAGAAAAAATAATGCAAACGCTTTCCTTGTTGAAAGGCAAGCGCTGA
- a CDS encoding RsmB/NOP family class I SAM-dependent RNA methyltransferase, translated as MTRWENYLASAEKIIRTYDSHVPLHHFLKAFFKQHPHMGSRDRRWVSQLVYHYFRLGYLGKAVMTVPERIQAGTFLCETQSNEWLAFFRPDLNEQIGLSLEEKLAKIAPPGEAAVPAAIFPFINELSEDIDAAAFAHSFFVQPRLFIRVRNKQERLLNLLQQAGVAYEVIGRNTIALPNSTRIDDIITNKAWYEIQDVSSQQTGQLFKPRPKDKWWDCCAASGGKAILLKDLQPTVDILVTDVRATILDNLKKRFAEAGIKDFQSKVMDLTGSNLPTLVGNRQFDGIILDAPCSGSGTWGRTPESLLGFTADKILEFQELQKRIAKNVIPFIKPGGTLIYITCSVFKKENEEMVQWIVENSTLQVVEGGTIKGYHDGADSMFAVKLVKE; from the coding sequence ATGACCCGTTGGGAAAATTATTTAGCATCCGCAGAGAAAATCATTCGTACTTACGATAGCCATGTACCGCTTCACCATTTTCTGAAAGCATTTTTCAAGCAGCATCCGCATATGGGGAGCCGGGACCGGCGCTGGGTATCACAGCTGGTATATCACTATTTCAGGTTAGGTTATTTAGGAAAAGCCGTAATGACCGTACCTGAAAGGATACAGGCAGGTACTTTTCTCTGTGAAACACAATCGAATGAATGGCTGGCATTTTTCCGGCCCGATCTGAATGAGCAGATAGGGCTTTCGCTGGAAGAGAAGCTGGCAAAGATTGCTCCACCGGGAGAGGCAGCTGTACCTGCAGCCATTTTTCCTTTTATCAATGAGCTTTCTGAAGATATTGATGCCGCCGCATTTGCCCATTCTTTTTTTGTGCAGCCACGCTTATTTATCCGGGTGCGTAATAAACAGGAACGGTTGTTAAACCTGCTGCAGCAGGCAGGGGTGGCTTATGAAGTGATAGGCCGTAATACCATTGCGTTGCCTAACAGTACCAGGATAGATGATATCATCACCAATAAGGCGTGGTACGAAATACAGGATGTGTCCAGTCAGCAAACCGGGCAGCTTTTTAAGCCCAGGCCCAAAGATAAGTGGTGGGATTGCTGTGCAGCCAGCGGCGGGAAAGCGATATTGCTGAAAGACCTGCAACCTACAGTGGACATTCTCGTAACGGATGTCAGGGCTACTATCCTGGATAATCTGAAAAAACGGTTTGCTGAAGCCGGTATTAAAGATTTTCAATCTAAAGTGATGGACCTCACAGGCAGCAACCTGCCCACACTGGTAGGCAACCGTCAGTTCGATGGTATTATATTGGATGCCCCCTGCAGTGGTTCAGGAACCTGGGGCCGTACCCCGGAAAGTCTGTTGGGTTTCACAGCAGACAAGATCCTGGAATTCCAGGAATTGCAAAAGCGTATAGCAAAAAACGTTATCCCGTTTATAAAACCTGGAGGTACATTGATCTATATTACCTGCTCTGTTTTCAAAAAGGAAAATGAAGAGATGGTGCAATGGATCGTAGAGAACAGTACATTGCAAGTAGTGGAAGGAGGGACGATCAAAGGGTATCATGATGGCGCCGACAGCATGTTTGCTGTAAAGCTGGTAAAAGAGTAA
- a CDS encoding sugar kinase — translation MQPVKVISFGEILLRLSPNWGSNTAAFYVGGAEANVAAALGRWGTPVAYISRMPENGLSRQIQQQLEAQHVSTDRMLWGGERIGTYYLAQGSDLKHAEVVYDRKYSAISELQPGTVDWDTLLDGAQWFHWSAITPALNPQAVQVCKEALEAATRKGLIISTDLNYRSKLWQYGKKPFEIMPELVQYCDVVMGNIWAAHQMLDTRLNTVALETAGKEVYLEQAAIVAKEITEKYPRCKRVAFTYRFSDGPTHNLYYATYYHDGKLSVSRQYETNEVVDRVGSGDCFMAGLIHGQLNGDSDQQIISFAAAAAYSKLFMAGDFNLTDKADILKLI, via the coding sequence ATGCAGCCTGTTAAAGTTATTTCATTCGGAGAGATTTTATTACGCTTATCCCCCAATTGGGGTAGTAATACTGCGGCTTTTTATGTAGGTGGGGCCGAGGCTAATGTAGCCGCTGCATTAGGCCGTTGGGGCACACCGGTGGCCTATATCAGCAGGATGCCCGAAAACGGGCTGTCCAGGCAGATACAGCAGCAACTGGAAGCCCAGCACGTGAGTACCGACAGAATGCTGTGGGGAGGTGAACGCATCGGTACTTATTATCTGGCGCAGGGCAGTGATCTGAAACATGCAGAGGTAGTATATGACCGTAAATATTCTGCTATCAGTGAACTACAGCCGGGTACGGTTGACTGGGATACATTGCTGGATGGCGCACAATGGTTTCACTGGAGTGCTATTACCCCCGCATTGAATCCCCAGGCGGTGCAGGTATGTAAGGAAGCATTGGAAGCTGCTACCAGGAAAGGATTGATCATTTCCACTGATCTTAATTATCGCAGTAAGTTATGGCAGTATGGTAAAAAGCCATTTGAGATCATGCCTGAATTAGTGCAGTATTGTGATGTGGTGATGGGCAATATATGGGCTGCTCATCAAATGCTGGATACCAGGCTGAATACGGTAGCATTGGAAACAGCCGGCAAAGAAGTATACCTGGAGCAGGCCGCCATCGTGGCAAAGGAGATCACAGAAAAGTACCCCCGGTGTAAACGGGTGGCATTTACCTACCGTTTTTCTGATGGGCCCACACATAATTTGTATTACGCCACTTATTATCATGATGGTAAGTTGTCTGTTTCCCGGCAATATGAAACCAATGAGGTAGTAGATCGTGTAGGCAGCGGAGATTGTTTTATGGCAGGGCTGATCCATGGGCAACTGAACGGCGACAGTGATCAGCAGATTATTTCATTTGCTGCCGCAGCCGCTTATTCTAAATTGTTTATGGCAGGTGATTTTAATTTAACGGATAAAGCAGATATTTTAAAACTGATATAA
- a CDS encoding MFS transporter: protein MSSTTIGKYRWGICALLFFATTINYLDRQVLGLLKPMLEKEFSWTESDYGNIVMAFSATYALGLLFFGRIVDAIGTKMGYTVSIIVWSIAAMAHALAKTTLGFGIARAFLGIGESGNFPVAIKSVAEWFPKKERALATGIFNSGANIGAVAAPAVVPWLAGTYGWQEAFIWTGVVGFVWLIFWWFMYEVPAKHKKLSKAEFDHIHSDNAPGYVAETKRVPWVKLFSIRQTWAFVFGKLLTDPIWWFFLFWLPSYFSTTFHLDIKNLGLPLIVVYTATTVGSIGGGYLSSWLIKIGWPVFKARKVSMFIFAVCVVPIMFAKQTNNIWVVVALISLAAAAHQAWSANIFTTASDMFPKYAVSSVVGIGGMAGSVGGIIFPLIVGGLLDHYKALGNIGAGYNVLFIICGCMYLLAWLVMHFFAPKMEEVKI from the coding sequence ATGAGTTCCACGACTATCGGAAAGTACCGCTGGGGCATTTGCGCCTTATTGTTTTTTGCTACCACTATTAACTACCTCGACAGGCAGGTATTAGGGTTGTTGAAGCCCATGTTGGAGAAAGAGTTTAGCTGGACAGAAAGTGATTATGGCAATATTGTAATGGCCTTTTCTGCCACATATGCACTGGGTTTGTTGTTCTTTGGAAGAATTGTAGATGCTATCGGTACCAAGATGGGATATACCGTTTCTATTATCGTCTGGAGCATTGCGGCTATGGCACATGCGCTGGCTAAAACCACCCTTGGATTTGGCATAGCACGGGCCTTTCTGGGCATAGGAGAGTCGGGGAATTTTCCGGTAGCGATTAAGTCAGTAGCAGAATGGTTTCCCAAAAAAGAACGTGCATTGGCTACCGGTATTTTTAATTCCGGCGCTAATATCGGAGCGGTAGCTGCTCCCGCGGTAGTGCCCTGGCTGGCAGGTACTTATGGCTGGCAGGAAGCTTTTATCTGGACCGGGGTAGTAGGTTTTGTATGGCTTATTTTCTGGTGGTTTATGTATGAAGTACCTGCCAAACATAAAAAGCTCTCTAAAGCAGAGTTTGATCATATCCATAGTGATAATGCACCTGGGTATGTTGCTGAAACAAAAAGGGTACCCTGGGTCAAATTATTCAGTATCCGTCAAACCTGGGCTTTTGTATTCGGAAAATTGTTGACAGACCCTATCTGGTGGTTCTTTTTATTCTGGCTGCCTTCTTACTTTTCCACTACTTTCCACCTGGACATAAAGAACCTGGGTTTGCCATTGATTGTAGTATATACTGCTACCACAGTGGGTAGCATTGGTGGAGGGTATCTTTCCTCCTGGCTGATCAAGATAGGCTGGCCGGTGTTTAAAGCAAGAAAGGTTTCCATGTTCATCTTTGCAGTATGTGTAGTACCTATCATGTTTGCCAAGCAAACAAATAATATATGGGTAGTAGTAGCACTGATCAGTCTGGCAGCAGCAGCACATCAGGCATGGTCTGCTAATATATTTACCACTGCATCAGATATGTTTCCCAAGTATGCCGTAAGTTCTGTAGTAGGTATAGGAGGAATGGCTGGCTCCGTGGGAGGGATTATATTTCCATTGATAGTAGGTGGGCTGCTGGACCATTATAAAGCATTAGGCAATATCGGTGCCGGGTATAATGTGCTGTTTATTATTTGTGGGTGCATGTATTTACTGGCCTGGTTGGTGATGCATTTCTTTGCACCTAAAATG
- the uxaC gene encoding glucuronate isomerase produces MRKFLSEDFLLQTETAKRLYFDYAKDMPIIDYHNHLPPEEIAQNKVFESLTAMWLKGDHYKWRAMRANGVSEQFITGNTDDYTKFKYWAATTPSTMRNPLYHWTHMELRNPFGIKELLNAESGQRIYEQCNAQLDKWSTQSLLRHFKVKALCTTDDPCDSLEHHQAMQQSDIRVLPTFRPDKAIAVETPEVFNAFVDKLGIVTGKEIGTYEGMLEALHSRHDYFHAMGGRLSDHGLNTFYFATFTPAELEAIFTQVRAGKVPAGQDIEKFKAATLHFICTWNHRKGWVQQFHVGAIRNNNTRLLNTIGADAGLDSIGDWQMASAMSAFFDNLDRQDQLAKTIVYNLNPSYNEVFATMMGNFQDGSVPGKMQFGSGWWFLDQKDGMEKQINALSNMGLLSRFVGMLTDSRSFLSYSRHEYFRRILCNLIGNDVENGELPADVDWLGKMVQDISYNNAKAYFNF; encoded by the coding sequence ATGAGAAAGTTTTTATCGGAAGATTTTTTATTGCAGACAGAAACGGCTAAACGGCTATATTTTGACTATGCCAAGGATATGCCCATCATTGATTATCATAATCACCTGCCACCTGAAGAAATAGCACAAAATAAGGTGTTTGAAAGCCTGACCGCGATGTGGCTGAAAGGCGATCATTACAAATGGAGGGCTATGCGGGCAAACGGGGTGTCTGAACAGTTTATTACCGGAAATACGGATGATTATACCAAATTCAAATATTGGGCAGCTACCACGCCCAGCACCATGCGTAATCCTTTGTATCACTGGACGCACATGGAATTACGCAATCCTTTTGGAATAAAAGAGTTGTTAAATGCAGAGAGCGGGCAACGGATTTATGAACAATGTAATGCGCAACTGGATAAATGGAGTACACAATCCCTGCTGCGTCATTTTAAAGTGAAAGCCTTATGTACCACGGATGACCCCTGTGATTCACTGGAGCATCACCAGGCCATGCAACAATCTGATATCAGGGTGTTGCCAACCTTTCGTCCTGATAAAGCAATAGCAGTAGAAACGCCGGAAGTATTCAATGCTTTTGTGGATAAGCTGGGCATAGTTACCGGAAAAGAGATAGGCACTTATGAAGGGATGTTGGAAGCCCTGCATAGCCGGCATGATTATTTTCATGCGATGGGAGGCCGGTTATCAGATCATGGATTAAACACTTTTTATTTCGCCACTTTTACGCCGGCAGAACTGGAGGCAATTTTTACGCAGGTGCGTGCAGGCAAAGTACCAGCAGGCCAGGATATTGAAAAATTCAAGGCAGCTACCCTTCATTTTATTTGTACCTGGAATCACCGGAAAGGGTGGGTACAACAGTTTCACGTAGGCGCTATCCGTAATAATAACACCCGGTTGCTGAATACCATTGGTGCAGATGCAGGATTGGATTCCATTGGTGATTGGCAGATGGCCAGTGCCATGTCTGCTTTCTTCGACAATCTGGATAGGCAGGACCAGCTCGCCAAAACGATTGTATATAATCTGAACCCTTCGTATAATGAGGTATTTGCTACCATGATGGGTAATTTCCAGGATGGGTCTGTACCCGGGAAAATGCAATTTGGTTCTGGATGGTGGTTCCTCGACCAGAAGGACGGCATGGAAAAACAGATCAATGCATTAAGTAATATGGGATTGTTAAGTCGTTTTGTAGGTATGCTGACTGATTCGAGAAGTTTCTTATCTTACTCGCGACATGAATATTTTCGCCGTATTTTGTGTAACCTGATCGGAAACGATGTAGAAAACGGAGAACTACCAGCTGACGTTGACTGGTTAGGCAAAATGGTACAGGATATCAGCTACAATAACGCAAAAGCATATTTTAATTTTTAA
- the mnmA gene encoding tRNA 2-thiouridine(34) synthase MnmA, with product MSRHGKVLVAMSGGIDSTVTALMLHEQGYEVVGITMKTWDYASAGSSKKETGCCNLDSFNDARAAAVHHGFPHFVLDIREEFGDFVINNFVDEYIAGRTPNPCVLCNTHIKWRALMKRADAMDCVAIATGHYGQIRELNGRHIISKGVDETKDQSYVLWGLQQDVLSRTMLPLGTYRKSEIRQMAFDFGYPELAKKAESYEICFVPDNDYRGFLKRKVEGLEERVDGGNFVLADGTIVGKHKGYPFYTIGQRKGLIAMGKPVFVTEIIPETNTVVLGDEDQLQKNEMHVGGINLVKYDHIPEGLEATTKIRYKDQGALSNLYNDNGKVKVRFYEAVKGIAPGQSAVFYEGNDVIGGGIIQSGSILEK from the coding sequence ATGAGCAGACATGGAAAAGTGCTGGTAGCCATGAGTGGCGGTATTGATAGTACTGTTACAGCGCTTATGTTGCATGAACAGGGGTATGAAGTGGTGGGTATCACCATGAAAACCTGGGATTATGCCTCAGCAGGTTCCAGCAAAAAGGAAACCGGCTGCTGCAACCTGGATTCTTTTAATGATGCACGGGCGGCGGCGGTGCACCACGGATTCCCGCATTTTGTGCTGGATATCCGGGAGGAATTCGGTGACTTTGTGATCAATAATTTCGTGGATGAATACATTGCGGGACGCACGCCTAATCCTTGTGTGTTGTGTAATACCCATATTAAATGGCGTGCGCTGATGAAACGTGCAGATGCGATGGATTGTGTGGCGATCGCCACGGGCCACTACGGGCAGATCCGTGAACTGAATGGACGTCATATTATCAGCAAGGGGGTAGACGAAACCAAAGATCAGAGTTATGTACTGTGGGGCCTGCAGCAGGATGTGCTGAGCCGTACCATGCTGCCTTTAGGTACTTACCGCAAATCTGAAATACGCCAGATGGCTTTTGATTTTGGTTATCCCGAACTGGCCAAAAAGGCGGAAAGCTATGAAATTTGCTTTGTGCCCGACAATGACTACCGCGGTTTTCTGAAACGTAAGGTAGAAGGTCTGGAAGAACGCGTAGATGGGGGCAACTTTGTGCTGGCAGATGGTACGATCGTAGGTAAACATAAAGGTTATCCATTTTATACTATCGGGCAGCGTAAAGGATTGATAGCAATGGGTAAACCGGTGTTTGTAACAGAAATCATTCCCGAAACCAATACGGTAGTACTGGGTGATGAAGACCAGCTGCAAAAGAATGAAATGCACGTAGGGGGAATTAACCTCGTGAAATACGACCATATACCGGAAGGACTCGAAGCAACTACTAAAATACGCTACAAAGATCAGGGAGCGCTTAGCAACCTGTATAACGATAACGGAAAGGTAAAGGTGCGCTTTTACGAAGCAGTAAAAGGTATCGCTCCAGGACAGTCCGCTGTGTTTTATGAAGGGAATGACGTGATTGGTGGTGGTATTATCCAAAGTGGCAGTATTTTGGAGAAATAG
- a CDS encoding tagaturonate reductase, with amino-acid sequence MIPLLNKSYVLNHPATGVSGSHFAFPEKVLQFGTGVLLRGLVDYLIDKANKQGIFEGRVVIVKSTPGAVSEFTDQDNLYTTHIKGIAGGKLVNSSLINASISRVLQSNAEWQEVLKTVHQSTLQIIISNTTEVGIQYVEENILQGVPASYPGKLLAVLWERFQHFKGAAGTGMVIVPTELVVNNGQLLREIIGQLATFNQLPAAFMTWLDTENHFCNSLVDRIVPGKPHNLAELEEKAGYTDKLWIDVEPFLLWAIEGNEQVKSILSFHQADPRMLITPSITPYREQKLRILNGSHTVSVPLAYLSGLNTVHECMEDPYMKAFFQTVVLKEILPTIADIGPQVAAFAQDVLDRFANPFIAHKLLSITFQESSKMNARNVQTFCRYYAGQQQLPAKMCLGFAAMLLFLKPVKQETGKYYGKRGEEWYVINDDNAAVFAAYWEQVTLTDETTIGAMVAGICSNTRLWEEDLSKLPGFTAAVTTHLLGMLQQGVTAYTAGYSKV; translated from the coding sequence ATGATTCCACTGTTAAATAAGTCGTACGTATTAAATCACCCCGCTACTGGTGTATCCGGCAGCCACTTTGCTTTTCCGGAAAAAGTATTGCAGTTCGGAACAGGCGTATTGCTGCGCGGACTGGTAGATTACTTAATTGATAAAGCCAACAAACAGGGGATATTTGAAGGCCGGGTGGTGATTGTAAAATCTACACCAGGAGCCGTATCAGAATTTACTGATCAGGACAATTTATACACCACCCATATCAAAGGAATTGCCGGAGGAAAATTGGTTAACAGCTCCCTGATAAACGCTTCTATTAGCCGGGTATTGCAATCGAATGCAGAATGGCAGGAAGTGCTTAAAACTGTGCATCAGTCTACACTTCAGATTATTATATCCAATACTACAGAAGTGGGGATACAATATGTGGAAGAAAACATACTACAGGGTGTGCCTGCTTCTTATCCGGGCAAGCTGCTGGCTGTTTTGTGGGAACGGTTCCAGCATTTTAAAGGTGCTGCCGGCACGGGGATGGTGATAGTACCCACTGAGCTGGTAGTTAACAACGGGCAGTTACTCCGCGAAATCATAGGACAGCTGGCCACCTTTAACCAGCTGCCAGCTGCATTTATGACCTGGCTGGATACAGAAAATCACTTTTGTAATTCTTTGGTAGACCGGATTGTACCGGGTAAGCCGCATAACCTGGCGGAATTGGAAGAAAAAGCCGGGTATACCGATAAGCTGTGGATTGATGTGGAGCCCTTTCTCCTTTGGGCGATTGAAGGTAATGAGCAGGTAAAATCCATATTGTCATTTCATCAGGCTGATCCCCGGATGTTAATTACACCAAGCATAACGCCTTACCGGGAACAAAAGCTGCGGATTCTCAATGGCAGCCATACCGTATCAGTACCATTGGCTTATTTGTCGGGGTTGAATACAGTACATGAGTGCATGGAAGATCCTTACATGAAGGCATTTTTTCAGACAGTGGTCCTGAAAGAAATACTGCCCACCATAGCAGATATCGGTCCTCAGGTAGCTGCTTTTGCACAGGATGTACTGGACCGGTTTGCGAATCCTTTTATTGCACATAAACTATTGAGCATTACCTTCCAGGAAAGCTCTAAAATGAATGCACGTAATGTGCAGACATTCTGCCGCTATTATGCCGGGCAGCAACAGCTGCCAGCCAAAATGTGCCTGGGCTTTGCGGCCATGTTGTTATTCTTAAAACCAGTCAAACAGGAAACCGGTAAATACTATGGCAAGCGGGGAGAAGAATGGTATGTGATCAATGATGATAATGCAGCGGTATTTGCAGCGTACTGGGAGCAGGTTACCTTAACAGATGAGACAACAATCGGGGCAATGGTAGCGGGAATTTGCAGCAATACCCGTTTATGGGAAGAGGACCTCAGCAAGCTACCTGGCTTTACTGCTGCGGTAACTACGCATTTGCTGGGCATGTTACAACAAGGCGTCACTGCTTATACGGCAGGCTACAGCAAGGTATAG